In Granulicella mallensis MP5ACTX8, the sequence TGATACCATTTCACCCATGAATCGAGCCCTTGCTCTCCGCCGCCTGGTACTTCCTGCCGTGCTTGCCCTTGGCTTTGGATCGCTGGCCCCGGCGCAGCAAAGCGTGCCCGCTACCCCCGACGCTCCCCCGCAAACCAATCTCCCCACCGACACTCCGCTCAACCTGAAGCTGCCGACCGTCTTCATCGTCGGAGATTCTACCGCCCGCAACGGAGCCAACCTCGGCTGGGGCGACCACTTCGCACCTCTCTTCGACACCTCCCGCGTCAACGTCGCGAACCGAGCCGTGGCCGGCCGCTCCTCCCGCACGTACATCAATGAAGGCCGCTGGACCAAAGTTCTCAGTGAGATGAAACCCGGCGACTTCCTCCTCCTGCAGATGGGCCACAACGATGGCGGCGACCTCGGCGGAGCCAAACCGCGCGGCACCCTGAAGGGCATCGGCGACGAAACCAAGGACGTCCCCCAAACCACCGGCCCACTCGCCGGCCAGCTCGAGACCGTCCATACCTATGGCTGGTACATGCGCAAGATGATCGACGAAGCCAAAGCCAAGGGCGTCCAGCCCATGATTCTTACCCTCACCATCCGTAATATCTGGACTAACGGCCACATCGAGCGGGACATGGGCTATACCGCCTTCATTCACCAGATCGCCGACCAGGAGCACATCCCCGTCATCGACATGGCCACCCTCGAAGCCGACCGCCTGGAGGCCCTGGGCCAGGAAAAGACCGCTCTACTCTTTCCCATCGACCACACCCACACCAGCCCTGAGGGAGCTGAAAAGAACGCCCAGTCCGTAGCCGATGCCCTCCGTGCAAGCCATGTCCCCCTCGCCGGCTATCTCAAGCCGTAGCCAGGAGCGAAGCACTCGGATGTGTATTTACATCCGCGGTGCCCTCTTTCGTCTAAAATCCAATTAATGCGACTTCGCGCCCTCCATCTCGCCAGCGTCCTACTGCTGCTCGCCTCTCTCGGCGCGGCAGAAGGATCGGTCCTGCGCGAGGGCGACCTCCGTAGCGGCGTCCACTATATAGGCGTTCTGCTGGCGCAGGACTACGCCGGAGTCGATACCTGGGCGGAGCTCAACTCCGGCAGCAAGGATGCCCTCCGGTTCGATCTTCCTGTTGCCTCGCTCGTCCAGCACCGTGCTGTCTGGACCATGCGTCCTCCCTCTGCCCACTGCACAGAGCTTCAGGCCGTCACCGGCTTCAGCCTTTAGGCCCCTTTTCCCGAGCGCATTCCGTGCAGGCCGCCACTTGGCTCAGCCCATCTGTTCCACACAAACTAGAGATTGCGATCCTCTGTGCCCGTGTTTCCACCCGGCGCCCACGCAAAAAGGACACCCGCTTTGATCAACACTGTACTCGCCAAAGTCTTTGGTACCAGCAACGAACGTGCCGTAAAACGCATGCTCCCGGTACTCGCGCAGATCAACGGTTTCGATGAGTCCATCAAGGCCCTATCGGACGCCGAGCTCCAGGCCAAGACCCTTGAATTCAAAGCCCGCATCGCCAAGGCCATCGAAGGCCTGACCGACGCCGACGAGATCACTGCCGCCGAAAAAGCCGCACTCGACGAGATCATGCCCGAAGCCTTCGCCGTCGTGCGCGAGGCCGGACGCCGCGTCGTCGGCATGCGTCACTTCGATGTCCAGATGATCGGCGGCATGGTGCTGCACTCCGGCAAGATCGCCGAGATGAAGACCGGCGAAGGCAAGACTCTCGTCGCGACGCTTCCCTGCTACCTGAACGCACTCGCCGGCCACGGCGTGCACGTCGTCACCGTCAACGACTATCTAGCCAAGCGCGATGCCGAGTGGATGGGCAAAATCTACGGCTTCCTCGGCCTCTCCGTCGGCGTCATCGTGCATGACCTCGACGATCGCCAGCGCCGCGAAGCCTACGCCTCGGACATCACCTACGGCACCAATAACGAGTTCGGCTTCGACTACCTGCGCGACAACATGAAGTTCGAGATCAGCGAGCAGGTCCAGCGCGGCAACTACTACTGCATCGTCGACGAAGTCGACTCCATCCTCATCGATGAAGCCCGTACCCCGCTCATCATCTCCGGCCCGACCGACAAGACCACCGACAAGTACGCCATCGCCAACACCATCATTCCCCAAATTGAAGCAGGCGAACTGATCGAGTCGCTCGAAACCAAGATCTGGTCCGGCGATTACGTGGTCGACGAAAAGGCACGCGCCGTCACCGTTACCGACGAAGGCTGGGAAAAGATCGAAGGTCTCCTCGGCATTGGCAACATCGCCGACCCCGAAAACTGGGACATGAAGCACCACATCGAGGTCGCCATCAAGGCGCACGCTCTCTACCGGCGCGACGTGGAGTACGTAGTAAAAGACGGCGAAGTCATCATCGTCGACGAGTTCACCGGCCGCCTGATGCCCGGCCGTCGCTGGTCCGATGGCCTGCATCAGGCCGTCGAAGCCAAGGAAGGCGTGGTCATCCGCAAGGAAGACCAGACGCTCGCCACCATCACCTTCCAGAACTACTTCCGCCTGTACAAGAAGCTCTCCGGCATGACCGGCACCGCCGAGACGGAAGCCTCCGAGTTCGAAAGCATCTACAAGCTTGAGATCGTCGTCATCCCGACGAACCGGCAGATGCTCCGCATCGAGAACTCGGACGTCGTCTACCGTACCGCGAAAGAAAAATACTTCGCCGTCGCCGACGAGATCGAGCGTCTGCATGCGCAGAAGCAGCCCGTTCTGGTCGGCACTACGAGCATTGAAAAATCCGAACTGCTCTCCGACATCCTGAAGCGCAAGGGCGTGCGCCACGTCGTGCTGAACGCCAAGTTTCACGAGAAGGAAGCCGAGATCGTCGCCCAGGCCGGACGGCTCGGCATGGTGACCATCGCCACCAACATGGCCGGCCGCGGCACGGACATCCTGCTCGGCGGCAACTCCGAGTTCATGGCCCGCCAGGACCTCGTGAAGCGCAATCTGGCCCGCGCCGTCTCAGCCGCCGAAGGCTCCATCCAACCCGTAGCGGCTCCCGGGTTTGTGCGCTTCTACTACCAGTCGCAGGAGTTCGAGACCTCGCAGCAGCAGTGGGACGACATCATCGCCTCGCACTCCGCCGCCACCAAGGTCGAGCACGATGCCGTCATCGAGGCGGGCGGCCTGCACATTCTGGGCACCGAGCGCCATGAGTCGCGGCGCGTCGACAACCAGCTCCGCGGCCGCGCCGGCCGTCAGGGCGACCCCGGCTCCTCGCGCTTCTTCCTCTCCCTCGAAGACGACCTCATGCGCATCTTCGCGCGCGAGTGGGTCGGCACACTGCTGCAATCGCTGGGCATGGAAGAAGGCGTCCCGATTGAAAGCCGCATGATCTCCAAGCGCATCGAATCCGCGCAGAAGGCGGTCGAATCGCAGAACTTCGAGTCACGTAAACACGTGCTCGAATACGACGACGTCATGAACAAGCAGCGCGAAGCCGTCTACGGCCTGCGCCGCCAGCTCATGGAAGGCACCGAGCAGAAGCAGCTCATCACCGAGGACTACGTCTCGACGATCCTCTCGGGCATCCTCGAGGAGTTTGCTCCTGAAAAGGCTCACCCGGACCAGTGGAACGTCGAGCAGATCTTCTCCCAGATCTACGACATCTTCGGCGCCAAACTCGAAGGCGAAATCGATCCGACCCAGCTCAGCCGTCACGACTTTGGCGACGCCATCTTCGACAAGCTGCGTGAGCGCTACGACGTGAAGGAGAAGATTCTCGGTGAGCCCAACATGCGCTATCACGAGCGCATCGTCATGCTCAGCGTGCTCGACGGCCTCTGGAAAGAACACCTGCTCTCGATGGACCAATTGAAGGAAGGCATCGGCATGCGCGGTTACGCGCAGCAGGACCCGCTGGTGGCCTACAAGAAGGAGTCTTTCGAGATGTTCGAGACGATGATGCTGCGCTTCCAGGAAGACACCGCGCGTCACCTCTTCCGCATGCAGATCCTCGCTCCCGACGGCACCCCGATCGAGACAGCCGAACAACTCGCCGCGCTGCAGTCGGCACAGCCTGCGCCTCCGTCTCTGCCGCCGCAGCAGCAACGCTCGATCTCCGAGGAGGCCGGCTTGCCGCCCTCACAGCCGGCAACTCCCCCGCCCGCCGTGCCGACCCGTCCGCCATCGACCACCATCGACGCGCTGGAGCGTGAGTTTGAACGTAAGAAGCAGCGCGACCTCGACGCCGCCCGCAACGTAGGTGGAGCAACCACCTACACAGCTTCTCCCCGTCGCGCAGGAGAGAAGCTCGGTCGCAACGACGAGTGCTTCTGCGGCTCCGGCAAGAAGTACAAGAAGTGCCACGGCGCCAACGCGTAACAGCAAATCGCGAGCATTGAAAAAGAGCAACCGAAAGGTTGCTCTTTTTCTTGTCTCCCCATAATATGCAACTAGGAGGTTGCCTTATGGACAATCGTATCGAAAAGCATATCGAACTGAAGGCTCCGGTCTCACGCGTCTGGCGAGCCCTCACAGACTACCGCCAGTTCGGAGAATGGTTCCGCGTCAATCTCGAAGGCCCCTTCGTTCCCGGCGAAACAGCTCGCGGCTACATCACCTGGCCCGGCTACGAGCACCTCTTCATGGAGGTCATCGTGCAAAAGCTAGAGCCAGAGCACCTCTTCTCCTTTACCTGGCACCCCTATGCCATCGATCCCAAGGTGGACTACTCCAAGGAAACACCCACCCTCGTCGAGTTCAAGCTCGCGAAGACCGCGACTGGCACAGAACTCACCGTTACAGAGTCTGGCTTCGAGCACATTCCCCGCGAACGCTTCGCAGACGCCTTCCGAATGAACGACTCCGGCTGGACCCAGCAACTCAAGAACATCGAGACCTATGTCGCCCAGGCGCTCTAGTCCTAAGCCGCAAGCCAAGGCAAAAATCTTTGCCGCACTCGGCGACGAGACGAGACTGTCTCTGCTCGTCAGGCTCTCTGACGGGCAGAGACAGTCGATCGCTCAGCTCACCGAAGGTTCTAAGCTAACGCGTCAGGCCGTCACGAAACACCTGCGCATCCTGGAGCGCGTGCGCATCGTACACAGCACGCGAGCGGGCCGCGAAAGTCTCTTCGAATTCAACCCGAAGCCCCTCGACGAACTCAAACGATATCTGGATCTAGTCTCTGAACGATGGGACCAGACACTCTCCCGGCTTAAGTCCTTCGTCGAAATCAACGAGGAATAGCTATATCCTGAAGACATGGATCTCGAAATCACCGTCGACCAACTCAAGCAACAACTCTCCTCAGCTACGCCACCTCTGCTCCTCGACGTGCGCGAACAATGGGAGTTCAACACCGCCAGCATCGCGGGCAGCACGCTGATGCCGATGAACGAAGTTCCCTCCCGCGCCCACCAGGAGCTCGACGAAGAGCAGCACATCCTCGTCCTCTGCCATCACGGAGCCCGTTCGCTCTCGGTCGCCGCTTGGCTGCGCCAGCAGGGCTTTGACAAGGCACAGTCGGTTGCAGGCGGCATCAACGCCTGGTCGCGCTCCATCGATCCCACCGTTCCTCTCTACTGACCATGGCTGCCGCGCGAAACTTCGACGCCGAACTCGATGCGGTGAACGCTGCCGCCGAGCTCCCGCCGGACGAAGCCCTGCCGCTGCTTCGCAAGGCCCTCAACCATCGCAGCAACTTGATCGTCTCGCGTGCAGCCAAGCATGCGGGACGCCTTCACCTGGCGGTCCTCACAGACGCGCTCGCCGAGGCCTTCTACCGCTTCATGCCCGCAGCCGGGAACCCGGCCAAAACCGATCCCCAATGCTGGGCCAAGAATGAGATCGGCAAGGCGCTCGCCGCGCTGGAGTATCAGAACACCGAACTCTTTCTCGCAGGCATGAAACATCACCAGCCGGAACCCACCTGGGGTGGACCCTCCGACAGTGCAGGCCCCTTGCGCGGAGCCTGCGCGCTCGCCCTGGTGCAGTGCCGCGAGATCTCTTCCTCAACCCTGCTGCGGCATCTCGCCCCGCTCTTTCGCGATGAAGAGCTACCCGTTCGCGTCAACGCCGCTCGCGCCGTCGAACAGATAGGCTCCGATGCGGCAGCCCTGATGTTGCGGCTGCGCGCGGAGCTTGGCAGCGACGCCCCGGAGTTGATCGGAGCCTGCCTCGGTGGAGTTCTCCGCCTCGACGGCGAATCCGCTCTGCCTTGGGTCTCCGGCTTTCTCACACTCGGAGACGAGCTCTCCGCCGAAGCCGCCTTCGTCCTGGCCGAGCATCGCTCGCCTCAAGCCGTCACACTGCTGCAGACCGCTCACGACGCCACATTCAACCGCGACTTCCGCGCAACGCTGCTCACAGCCATCGCCTCGACCCGGCTGCCCGAAGCTACGGATTGGCTGTTGCAGCGCGTCATCTCCGGCGCGCAGGACTCAAAACTCGCCGCCCAGGCGCTCTGCGATGCCCAACCTCCGCCGGAAATCGCGGAACAGCTACGGGCAAACGGATTTCCCTGCTCAGGCCGCTGAAGCACGGTGATGAAAACGCTTCACAATCTCAAGATACTTCCGTGCATTCTCCGTGATCGTCTCCGGCTGCCCGGCGGCAATGGCTTTCGTGTCCACGAGGTCCGCTCCAACACCAAGCGCAAACGCACCAGCCTCGAGAAACTCATGCGCCGTCGCCAGCGAGACGCCACCCGTTGGAATCAGCTCAATCTGCGGCAGCGGAGCCTTCAGGCTCTTCAGATACTTCGCTCCACCCAGCGCATTCGCCGGAAAGACCTTGATGATATCCGCGCCGCACTGCCAGGCCGTCACCACCTCGGTCGGCGTGAGAGCTCCCGGCAGCACCGCGACAGAGTAGCGCTGGCAGATCTCCACCGTCTTCACGTTGAGCGCAGGGCTTACGACAAACTGTGCGCCTTCGAGCATGCAGATACGCGCGGTCTCAGGATCAAGCACGGTCCCCGCGCCGATGAGGATGTCAGGGCGCTCCTTCGTGAGCCTTGCCATCACCCGCACCGCACCGGGCACGGTCATCGTCACTTCGAGCACGGTGACGCCGCCCGCCGCAATGGCCTCCGCCAACGCCAGCGCCTGATCTTCACTCTCCGCACGCAATACGGGAAGCAGCCCGATCCTGCGTATCTCCTGCAACACTTCACTCTTGCTCAAGCTCATCTTTATCCCCTCATCGCTCAACTACTCATAGCTCGTAGCTCAAAACGCCCCAACAACTCTCCGCGCTCTTACCGAACCGTTCCCGCCGAGCCCCCCGCCATCAATCGTTCCACCTCCGGCAGTGTAGCCATCGACGAGTCACCTGCGGTCGTCATCGCGAGCGCTCCATGCGCGATCCCACAATCCAGGGCGTAACGCATCCCCTTGCCTTGCAGCAGACCGTAGATCAACCCCGAAGCGAACGAATCGCCCCCGCCAACACGGTCCAGGATCTCGAGATCGTCAAAGCGCAGGCCTT encodes:
- a CDS encoding rhodanese-like domain-containing protein; the protein is MDLEITVDQLKQQLSSATPPLLLDVREQWEFNTASIAGSTLMPMNEVPSRAHQELDEEQHILVLCHHGARSLSVAAWLRQQGFDKAQSVAGGINAWSRSIDPTVPLY
- a CDS encoding ArsR/SmtB family transcription factor translates to MSPRRSSPKPQAKAKIFAALGDETRLSLLVRLSDGQRQSIAQLTEGSKLTRQAVTKHLRILERVRIVHSTRAGRESLFEFNPKPLDELKRYLDLVSERWDQTLSRLKSFVEINEE
- a CDS encoding bifunctional 4-hydroxy-2-oxoglutarate aldolase/2-dehydro-3-deoxy-phosphogluconate aldolase, which gives rise to MSLSKSEVLQEIRRIGLLPVLRAESEDQALALAEAIAAGGVTVLEVTMTVPGAVRVMARLTKERPDILIGAGTVLDPETARICMLEGAQFVVSPALNVKTVEICQRYSVAVLPGALTPTEVVTAWQCGADIIKVFPANALGGAKYLKSLKAPLPQIELIPTGGVSLATAHEFLEAGAFALGVGADLVDTKAIAAGQPETITENARKYLEIVKRFHHRASAA
- a CDS encoding SRPBCC family protein, translated to MDNRIEKHIELKAPVSRVWRALTDYRQFGEWFRVNLEGPFVPGETARGYITWPGYEHLFMEVIVQKLEPEHLFSFTWHPYAIDPKVDYSKETPTLVEFKLAKTATGTELTVTESGFEHIPRERFADAFRMNDSGWTQQLKNIETYVAQAL
- the secA gene encoding preprotein translocase subunit SecA, which gives rise to MINTVLAKVFGTSNERAVKRMLPVLAQINGFDESIKALSDAELQAKTLEFKARIAKAIEGLTDADEITAAEKAALDEIMPEAFAVVREAGRRVVGMRHFDVQMIGGMVLHSGKIAEMKTGEGKTLVATLPCYLNALAGHGVHVVTVNDYLAKRDAEWMGKIYGFLGLSVGVIVHDLDDRQRREAYASDITYGTNNEFGFDYLRDNMKFEISEQVQRGNYYCIVDEVDSILIDEARTPLIISGPTDKTTDKYAIANTIIPQIEAGELIESLETKIWSGDYVVDEKARAVTVTDEGWEKIEGLLGIGNIADPENWDMKHHIEVAIKAHALYRRDVEYVVKDGEVIIVDEFTGRLMPGRRWSDGLHQAVEAKEGVVIRKEDQTLATITFQNYFRLYKKLSGMTGTAETEASEFESIYKLEIVVIPTNRQMLRIENSDVVYRTAKEKYFAVADEIERLHAQKQPVLVGTTSIEKSELLSDILKRKGVRHVVLNAKFHEKEAEIVAQAGRLGMVTIATNMAGRGTDILLGGNSEFMARQDLVKRNLARAVSAAEGSIQPVAAPGFVRFYYQSQEFETSQQQWDDIIASHSAATKVEHDAVIEAGGLHILGTERHESRRVDNQLRGRAGRQGDPGSSRFFLSLEDDLMRIFAREWVGTLLQSLGMEEGVPIESRMISKRIESAQKAVESQNFESRKHVLEYDDVMNKQREAVYGLRRQLMEGTEQKQLITEDYVSTILSGILEEFAPEKAHPDQWNVEQIFSQIYDIFGAKLEGEIDPTQLSRHDFGDAIFDKLRERYDVKEKILGEPNMRYHERIVMLSVLDGLWKEHLLSMDQLKEGIGMRGYAQQDPLVAYKKESFEMFETMMLRFQEDTARHLFRMQILAPDGTPIETAEQLAALQSAQPAPPSLPPQQQRSISEEAGLPPSQPATPPPAVPTRPPSTTIDALEREFERKKQRDLDAARNVGGATTYTASPRRAGEKLGRNDECFCGSGKKYKKCHGANA
- a CDS encoding rhamnogalacturonan acetylesterase, giving the protein MNRALALRRLVLPAVLALGFGSLAPAQQSVPATPDAPPQTNLPTDTPLNLKLPTVFIVGDSTARNGANLGWGDHFAPLFDTSRVNVANRAVAGRSSRTYINEGRWTKVLSEMKPGDFLLLQMGHNDGGDLGGAKPRGTLKGIGDETKDVPQTTGPLAGQLETVHTYGWYMRKMIDEAKAKGVQPMILTLTIRNIWTNGHIERDMGYTAFIHQIADQEHIPVIDMATLEADRLEALGQEKTALLFPIDHTHTSPEGAEKNAQSVADALRASHVPLAGYLKP